A stretch of Chloroflexota bacterium DNA encodes these proteins:
- the hisA gene encoding 1-(5-phosphoribosyl)-5-[(5-phosphoribosylamino)methylideneamino]imidazole-4-carboxamide isomerase, which yields MIIYPAVDIRGGRAVRLHQGDFAREVVFYDSPAEAARNWIDQGAEWLHVVDLDGARSGTPTNRAAVAAIAELPAQLQLGGGLRRIEAVESAIAGGADRVVLGTAAVEDPALFQAACRQFPGQIAVGIDARDGVAATRGWARDAGTDAVDLARACERQGAAAIIYTDIDRDGMLGGINTDRLAQVCGAVEIPVIASGGVAALSDVTAASAAGAAGLIIGRALYDGRVDLRAALTKAAGAAEC from the coding sequence GTGATCATCTATCCGGCCGTCGACATCCGCGGCGGACGCGCCGTGCGCCTGCACCAGGGCGACTTTGCGCGTGAGGTCGTCTTCTACGACTCACCCGCCGAAGCGGCCCGCAACTGGATCGACCAGGGCGCCGAATGGCTGCATGTCGTGGACCTGGACGGGGCCCGCAGCGGGACCCCGACCAACCGCGCCGCGGTAGCCGCGATCGCCGAGCTGCCGGCGCAGCTCCAGCTCGGCGGGGGATTGCGCCGAATCGAGGCGGTCGAATCGGCGATCGCGGGAGGCGCCGATCGGGTGGTGCTGGGCACCGCGGCGGTCGAGGACCCGGCGCTTTTTCAGGCCGCCTGCCGGCAGTTCCCGGGTCAGATCGCAGTTGGGATCGACGCCCGCGACGGGGTTGCGGCCACCCGCGGCTGGGCGCGCGACGCCGGCACCGACGCAGTGGACCTGGCCCGCGCCTGCGAGCGCCAGGGGGCGGCGGCGATCATCTATACGGACATTGACCGCGATGGCATGCTCGGCGGGATAAACACCGATCGGCTTGCCCAGGTGTGCGGCGCGGTCGAGATCCCGGTGATCGCCAGTGGCGGGGTCGCGGCCCTGTCGGACGTGACCGCCGCGTCCGCAGCCGGCGCGGCCGGGCTGATCATCGGCCGGGCGCTCTACGACGGACGCGTGGACCTGCGCGCGGCGCTGACGAAAGCGGCCGGAGCGGCCGAGTGCTGA
- the hisH gene encoding imidazole glycerol phosphate synthase subunit HisH — protein sequence MLALVDYGSGNIRSVERALGFVGAEFTLTEDPAVVAGAAGVVLPGVGAALDTMDGLRARGLDAAVRDYLSGGRPFLGVCMGLQALLEHSEENDGTPCLGLFPGRVRRFPPGLHVPHMGWNQVRRRNPCALLDGVPDGTNFYFVHSYYADAAEADYCAATTEYGLEFMSVLGRDLVFATQFHPEKSGANGLMLYRNFARICGQR from the coding sequence ATGCTAGCCCTGGTCGACTACGGCTCCGGAAACATCCGCAGCGTCGAGCGGGCGCTGGGCTTTGTCGGCGCCGAATTCACCCTGACCGAGGATCCCGCCGTGGTCGCCGGAGCCGCCGGGGTCGTGCTGCCCGGGGTGGGGGCCGCCCTGGATACGATGGACGGCCTGCGCGCGCGGGGCCTGGATGCCGCGGTTCGCGATTACCTGTCCGGCGGCCGCCCGTTCCTGGGTGTATGTATGGGGCTACAGGCCCTGCTGGAGCACTCCGAGGAGAATGACGGCACTCCCTGCCTGGGCCTGTTTCCGGGCCGGGTGCGGCGTTTTCCGCCCGGACTGCACGTGCCCCACATGGGCTGGAACCAGGTGCGGCGGCGAAACCCATGCGCTCTCCTCGACGGGGTTCCCGACGGCACCAACTTCTACTTCGTCCATTCCTACTACGCCGACGCCGCCGAGGCCGATTACTGCGCGGCCACCACCGAGTACGGTCTGGAGTTCATGAGCGTGCTGGGCCGGGACCTGGTCTTCGCCACCCAGTTCCACCCCGAGAAAAGCGGCGCGAACGGACTTATGCTGTATCGAAATTTCGCCCGCATCTGCGGACAGCGATAA
- a CDS encoding SMP-30/gluconolactonase/LRE family protein: MSWEFEVLEEGYTLAEGPAWDGRQLLFADINNSRIMVFDPGTGRSRPWHEDTARTNGLLFDHDGQLYGCSQNRGAICRFRAGGEYDLLTDGFEGRRLNSPNDMAFDAKGRIWFTDPRYDDLSPPRELDHQSVYRLDPQEGDGWSIERVTFDTTRPNGILVSPDQSELFVSNAGKDDGEPRELRAYPILADGSLGRMRIVHNFFPYRAIDGMCWDSEGNIVATAGTAGQGPGPMIYVFARTGRILETHPVPRDMPTNCTFGGPDLTDLYVTTGTGALLRARTGRRGDLRFPAA, translated from the coding sequence GTGAGTTGGGAATTTGAAGTCCTCGAGGAGGGCTATACCCTGGCCGAGGGACCGGCCTGGGACGGACGGCAGCTGCTGTTTGCCGACATAAACAACAGCCGGATCATGGTCTTTGACCCTGGAACCGGCCGCTCCCGACCCTGGCACGAGGACACCGCGCGCACCAACGGACTGCTTTTCGATCACGATGGCCAGCTCTACGGCTGCAGCCAGAACCGCGGCGCCATCTGCCGATTCCGGGCTGGCGGCGAATACGACCTGCTGACCGACGGATTCGAAGGCCGGCGGCTCAACAGTCCCAACGACATGGCATTCGACGCCAAGGGCCGGATCTGGTTTACCGATCCCCGTTACGACGACCTTTCGCCGCCGCGGGAACTCGACCACCAATCCGTTTACCGCCTCGACCCGCAGGAAGGCGACGGGTGGTCGATCGAGCGGGTCACGTTCGATACCACCCGGCCCAACGGGATCCTGGTCTCGCCCGATCAGAGTGAGCTGTTCGTCTCAAATGCCGGCAAGGACGATGGCGAGCCGCGCGAACTGCGCGCCTATCCGATCCTGGCCGACGGATCGCTGGGCCGGATGCGGATCGTGCACAATTTCTTCCCTTACCGGGCCATCGACGGGATGTGCTGGGACAGCGAGGGCAACATCGTCGCTACCGCCGGTACGGCCGGTCAAGGTCCGGGACCGATGATTTACGTGTTCGCGCGCACCGGACGGATCCTCGAGACCCACCCGGTCCCCAGGGACATGCCCACCAACTGCACCTTCGGCGGGCCCGATCTGACCGATCTCTATGTGACAACCGGCACCGGCGCGCTGTTGCGGGCGCGGACCGGGCGGCGCGGCGACCTGCGGTTCCCAGCCGCCTGA
- a CDS encoding glutamate synthase subunit beta translates to MTVDPSGFLSHPRRGIPQRGIDARVGDWRDIYLERDPHESSRQASRCMGCGIPFCHTACPLGNKIPDFNRHVYGQRWGDALKVLHSTNNFPEFTGRICPAPCEESCVLAINADPVTIEHIEREIADWGFENGFIRPEPPSERTGFSIAVIGSGPAGLAAAQQLNRCGHRVVVYERDEYPGGLLTLGIPDFKLEKDVVFRRVDQLEQEGVKFETGVNVGTDISGEELRARFDAICLATGANYPRSFTIPGYDMDGVVYAMDYLCQQIRRNLGQEIPDSEFVTARDKKVVIIGGGDTAADCLGTAIRQGAAEIHQFDIHEWPEQRAPDNPWPYWPAILRTRTTPAHHEGGIRNFNVLAQRLVGKDNQVTALEAIRLAWGEKDQRGRPRMIRMPGTEFSIDVDLVLVAIGFAGAHGESLLGQLGVGFDARGMVAIDDQMMTTTPGVFACGDVHRGMSLVVWAIAHGRDAARGIDRYLTGQTSLPASAVTGELGVGR, encoded by the coding sequence ATCACGGTTGACCCCTCCGGATTCCTGAGCCACCCGCGGCGGGGAATCCCGCAGCGGGGGATAGATGCTCGCGTCGGCGACTGGCGCGACATCTACCTGGAACGCGATCCGCATGAATCGTCGCGGCAGGCGTCGCGCTGCATGGGTTGCGGCATTCCGTTCTGCCATACCGCCTGCCCGCTGGGGAACAAGATTCCGGACTTTAACCGCCACGTATACGGGCAGCGCTGGGGTGATGCGCTTAAGGTCCTGCACTCGACCAACAATTTCCCGGAATTTACCGGACGCATCTGTCCGGCGCCGTGCGAAGAGTCCTGCGTGCTGGCGATCAATGCGGACCCGGTGACGATCGAGCACATCGAACGCGAGATCGCCGACTGGGGTTTTGAGAACGGGTTCATCCGGCCCGAACCGCCCAGCGAACGGACCGGGTTCAGTATCGCGGTCATCGGCTCCGGGCCGGCCGGACTGGCGGCGGCGCAACAGCTGAACCGCTGCGGGCACCGGGTGGTCGTGTACGAGCGCGATGAGTACCCGGGCGGGCTGCTGACCCTGGGCATCCCGGACTTCAAGCTGGAGAAGGACGTTGTCTTCCGCCGGGTCGACCAGCTCGAACAGGAAGGCGTCAAGTTTGAGACCGGGGTCAACGTCGGCACCGACATTTCCGGTGAAGAACTGCGCGCCCGCTTCGATGCGATCTGCCTGGCCACCGGGGCCAACTACCCGCGCTCGTTCACCATCCCCGGTTACGACATGGACGGGGTCGTCTACGCGATGGACTATCTCTGCCAGCAGATCCGCCGCAACCTGGGGCAAGAGATCCCCGATTCTGAGTTCGTGACCGCCCGCGACAAGAAGGTGGTGATCATCGGGGGCGGCGACACCGCCGCCGACTGCCTGGGCACCGCCATCCGCCAGGGCGCGGCCGAAATCCACCAGTTCGACATCCACGAGTGGCCCGAGCAGCGGGCCCCCGACAATCCCTGGCCGTACTGGCCGGCGATTTTGCGCACCCGCACGACCCCCGCCCACCACGAGGGTGGGATCCGCAACTTCAACGTTCTGGCGCAGCGGCTGGTCGGAAAAGACAACCAGGTGACCGCGCTCGAAGCGATCCGGCTGGCCTGGGGTGAGAAGGACCAGCGCGGCCGTCCCCGGATGATCCGGATGCCGGGCACCGAGTTCTCGATCGATGTCGACCTGGTGCTGGTGGCGATCGGTTTCGCCGGCGCGCACGGCGAGAGCCTGCTCGGACAACTGGGGGTGGGATTCGACGCCCGCGGCATGGTGGCAATTGATGACCAGATGATGACGACCACGCCGGGGGTGTTCGCCTGCGGCGACGTACACCGCGGAATGTCGCTAGTGGTCTGGGCGATCGCCCACGGCCGCGACGCGGCGCGTGGCATCGACCGGTACCTGACCGGTCAGACCAGTCTTCCGGCCAGCGCCGTCACCGGCGAGTTGGGGGTCGGGCGCTAA
- the gltB gene encoding glutamate synthase large subunit, with translation MTSTANRRHPGLWDPAFEHANCGVGAIADLKGRRTHGLVSDALTILENLAHRGAKNADPLTGDGSGILLPISDEFFRPSAKAVGINLPPAGRYGVGSVFLPAEEAEADACRELVAEVALERGQKILGWRQVPIRRGHLGRLARERLPGIEQVFIALPDAQLADPDVAERQLFITRKLVEARAGRLGLTDPETFFICSLSVLTTVYKGMLISTQTRRFFPDLDDPRMLAQFAIVHSRFSTNTLGSWRLAHPYRMTVHNGEINTFRGNVNWMAAREAVLDHPDYRDLGDELFPIVTPNSSDTAAFDNVVELLVRSGRPLTQAMLMMVPEAWERHASIPPQMRDFYRYHACLMEPWDGPALLVTTDGRRIAALLDRNGFRPFRYTETWDGRLVLASETGVLDLDIANVRSRGRLAPGQILLIDPDGEGIVNDRAVKDELSGANPYGSWLEENLLDGESLPRLLPESTPSEPELRRRQRAFGYTFEDLTAILQPMGLAGAEPIGSMGLDTPLAVFSEQPQPLFNYFKQLFAQVSNPPVDAIREELVTAIDTLLGAHGNILADGPEQCRLLHLDSVVVGEDTLTRVGALDRPGLKTRTLDTLYGPVDSPGALARAMDDLFDQVDSALADGCTILVLSDRAADSVRAPMPALLAVAGVHHHLIRSGQRLACGLISDTGEALDVHSVACLLGYGAQAVCPYLAFDSIRALGAAGELNSHSPDDALAKYVKALEKGVLKIMSKMGISTARSYQGAQIFEAVGLSQEFVDRYFNWTPTRIGGISIDELQADYARRQLAAYPQNGGLAGSLELDPGGYFQWYRDGERHMLNPATVALLQKATGANSYPTYQEFAAQCEIEDRRATTLRGLLDFRWAEDPIPLEAVEPEEQIVQRFATGAISLGAISKEAHEALAVAMNSIGAKSNTGEGGEDHRRYKPDPDGSWRNSSIKQVASGRFGVTTDYLVNATDLQIKMAQGSKPGEGGQLPGRKVDEYIGWIRHSTPGVELISPPPHHDIYSIEDLAQLIHDLKNVNPYSRINVKLVAAVGVGTIAAGVAKGFGDVVLISGDSGGTGASPWSSIKHAGLPWELGLAETHQVLLANDLRSRIVVQTDGQLRTGRDVAIACLLGAEEFGFSTLPLVTLGCIMLRKCHLNTCSVGVATQDPVLRARFAGRPEAVVNYFFMIARHLREIMAALGIRKVDEMIGRADLLTPRQDVGLSKTSRVDLSRLLHQPEVPDDVGHFRMFAQQHGLNHALDNEIIRTAAPALEECRPVRARFAVRNSNRTLLTMLSGEIARRYGGEGLPAETIRLDLSGSCGQSFGAFLAPGIDARIVGDANDYFGKGMAGGTITIRPPHNAGFLPEDNIIVGNVVLYGATGGRTFVRGQAGERFAVRNSGAAAVVEGVGDHGCEYMTGGVVVVIGPTGRNFAAGMSGGIAYVLDPENRLAGGRCNTELVDLETPDGQDLQAIKGLLEEHLRRTGSNPARELLEDFDDLAAGFVKVMPRDYKRVLAERAARSEDEERAAMELVHHG, from the coding sequence TTGACCAGCACCGCCAACCGCCGCCATCCGGGTCTCTGGGATCCGGCGTTCGAACACGCCAACTGCGGCGTCGGCGCCATTGCCGACCTCAAAGGCAGGCGCACCCACGGCCTGGTCAGCGACGCCCTGACGATCCTCGAAAACCTGGCCCACCGGGGGGCCAAGAACGCCGACCCCCTGACCGGTGACGGCTCCGGCATTCTGCTGCCGATTTCCGACGAGTTCTTCCGGCCCAGCGCCAAAGCCGTCGGCATCAATCTGCCGCCGGCCGGCCGCTACGGAGTCGGGTCCGTATTTCTGCCCGCCGAGGAAGCCGAGGCCGACGCCTGCCGCGAACTGGTCGCCGAGGTCGCCCTTGAAAGGGGCCAGAAGATCCTGGGCTGGCGCCAGGTCCCCATCCGCCGCGGTCACCTCGGCCGGCTGGCCCGCGAAAGGCTGCCCGGGATCGAGCAGGTGTTCATCGCCCTGCCCGACGCCCAGCTGGCCGACCCCGACGTTGCCGAGCGGCAACTCTTCATCACCCGCAAACTGGTCGAAGCCCGCGCCGGGCGGCTGGGGTTGACCGATCCCGAGACGTTTTTCATCTGCAGCCTGTCGGTGCTTACCACCGTCTACAAGGGCATGCTCATCTCGACCCAGACGCGGCGCTTCTTCCCCGACCTCGACGACCCGCGCATGCTGGCGCAGTTCGCCATCGTGCATTCGCGGTTCTCGACCAACACGCTCGGATCCTGGCGCCTGGCGCACCCCTATCGGATGACGGTCCACAACGGTGAAATCAACACCTTCCGCGGCAACGTGAACTGGATGGCGGCGCGCGAGGCGGTCCTTGATCACCCCGATTACCGCGACCTGGGCGACGAGCTCTTTCCGATCGTTACCCCCAATTCCTCCGACACCGCCGCTTTCGACAACGTCGTGGAGCTGCTGGTCCGCTCCGGGCGACCGCTCACCCAGGCGATGCTGATGATGGTTCCCGAGGCCTGGGAGCGCCACGCGTCGATTCCGCCGCAGATGCGCGATTTCTATCGCTATCACGCCTGCCTGATGGAACCCTGGGACGGACCGGCGCTGCTGGTTACGACCGATGGGCGACGTATCGCCGCTCTCTTGGACCGCAACGGATTCCGGCCTTTCCGCTACACCGAAACCTGGGACGGTCGCCTGGTACTGGCCTCGGAGACCGGGGTTCTGGACCTGGACATTGCCAACGTGCGCTCACGCGGGCGCCTGGCCCCGGGCCAGATCCTCCTTATAGACCCCGACGGCGAGGGGATCGTCAACGACCGGGCGGTCAAGGACGAACTTTCCGGGGCCAATCCTTATGGCAGCTGGCTTGAGGAGAACCTTCTGGACGGGGAGTCGTTGCCGCGGCTTCTCCCGGAATCCACTCCTTCGGAACCGGAACTGCGCCGCCGGCAGCGCGCGTTTGGCTACACGTTCGAGGATTTGACCGCGATCCTGCAACCCATGGGGCTGGCCGGCGCCGAACCGATCGGATCGATGGGCCTTGATACCCCGCTGGCTGTCTTTTCCGAGCAGCCGCAGCCGCTGTTCAACTACTTCAAGCAACTGTTCGCCCAGGTGTCCAACCCGCCGGTCGATGCCATCCGCGAAGAACTGGTCACCGCGATCGACACCCTGCTGGGAGCGCACGGCAACATCCTGGCCGACGGTCCCGAACAGTGCCGCCTGCTGCACCTGGATTCGGTCGTTGTCGGCGAGGACACCCTTACCCGGGTCGGGGCGCTTGACCGGCCGGGGCTGAAAACCCGCACTCTGGACACCCTCTACGGACCGGTCGACTCCCCGGGCGCGCTTGCCCGGGCGATGGACGATCTGTTCGACCAGGTGGATTCCGCCCTGGCCGACGGGTGCACGATCCTGGTGCTATCGGACCGCGCGGCCGACTCGGTCCGGGCGCCGATGCCCGCCCTGCTGGCCGTGGCAGGAGTCCATCACCACCTCATCCGTTCCGGGCAACGCCTAGCCTGCGGGCTCATTTCCGACACCGGCGAAGCCCTCGATGTCCATTCCGTGGCCTGTCTGCTCGGTTACGGTGCCCAGGCAGTCTGCCCTTACCTGGCGTTCGATTCGATCCGCGCCCTCGGCGCGGCCGGCGAGCTCAATTCGCATTCGCCCGACGATGCCCTCGCCAAATATGTCAAGGCCTTGGAAAAAGGCGTTCTCAAAATCATGTCCAAGATGGGCATTTCGACCGCGCGCAGCTATCAGGGTGCCCAGATCTTCGAAGCGGTCGGGCTCTCCCAGGAATTCGTCGACCGCTACTTCAACTGGACTCCGACTCGCATCGGCGGGATTTCGATCGACGAACTGCAGGCAGACTACGCCCGGCGCCAGCTCGCGGCCTACCCGCAGAACGGCGGCCTGGCGGGAAGCCTCGAGCTCGATCCGGGCGGGTATTTCCAGTGGTACCGCGACGGCGAGCGGCACATGCTCAATCCGGCCACCGTGGCTCTGCTGCAGAAGGCGACCGGGGCGAACAGCTATCCGACCTACCAGGAATTCGCCGCTCAATGCGAAATCGAAGACCGCCGCGCCACCACCCTGCGCGGACTGTTGGATTTCCGCTGGGCCGAAGATCCGATCCCGCTCGAGGCGGTCGAGCCCGAGGAACAGATCGTACAGCGGTTTGCCACCGGCGCGATATCGCTGGGCGCCATTTCCAAGGAGGCGCACGAGGCGCTGGCGGTGGCGATGAACTCGATCGGGGCAAAGTCCAACACCGGCGAGGGTGGCGAGGACCACCGCCGGTACAAGCCTGACCCGGACGGATCTTGGCGCAACAGCTCGATAAAACAGGTGGCCTCCGGCCGTTTCGGAGTCACCACCGATTACCTTGTCAATGCAACGGACCTGCAGATCAAGATGGCCCAGGGATCCAAGCCCGGCGAAGGAGGCCAGCTGCCGGGGCGCAAGGTGGACGAATACATCGGCTGGATCCGCCACTCGACACCGGGCGTGGAGCTGATTTCGCCGCCGCCGCACCACGACATCTACTCGATCGAAGACCTGGCCCAGCTGATCCACGACCTCAAGAACGTGAACCCCTACTCGCGGATCAACGTCAAGCTGGTGGCCGCGGTCGGGGTGGGGACCATCGCCGCCGGTGTGGCCAAGGGATTCGGCGACGTGGTCCTGATCTCCGGCGACTCGGGCGGGACCGGGGCCTCACCCTGGTCATCGATCAAACATGCCGGGCTACCGTGGGAGCTGGGACTGGCCGAGACCCACCAGGTGCTGCTGGCCAACGACCTGCGGTCGCGGATCGTGGTCCAGACCGACGGCCAGTTGCGAACCGGGCGGGACGTGGCGATCGCCTGCCTGCTCGGCGCGGAAGAGTTCGGATTCTCGACCCTGCCGCTGGTGACGCTGGGTTGCATCATGTTGCGCAAGTGCCACCTGAACACCTGTTCGGTCGGGGTCGCCACCCAGGATCCGGTTCTACGGGCGCGGTTCGCCGGCCGGCCCGAGGCAGTCGTCAATTACTTCTTCATGATCGCGCGCCATCTGCGCGAAATCATGGCCGCGCTAGGCATCCGCAAGGTCGACGAAATGATCGGGCGGGCCGATCTGCTGACCCCGCGGCAGGACGTCGGACTCTCCAAGACGTCGCGGGTCGACCTTTCCCGTCTGCTCCACCAACCCGAAGTACCTGACGACGTTGGCCACTTTCGGATGTTTGCCCAGCAGCACGGCCTCAATCATGCATTGGACAACGAAATCATCCGGACCGCCGCCCCCGCCCTGGAGGAGTGCCGGCCGGTGCGCGCCCGATTCGCGGTGCGCAACTCCAACCGAACCCTCCTGACCATGCTCTCGGGCGAGATTGCGCGCCGCTACGGCGGCGAGGGACTGCCGGCCGAGACCATCCGGCTGGATCTGAGCGGCTCCTGCGGGCAGAGTTTCGGAGCCTTCCTGGCCCCCGGCATCGACGCCCGCATCGTCGGCGACGCCAACGACTATTTCGGCAAGGGCATGGCCGGCGGGACCATCACCATCCGCCCGCCGCACAACGCCGGCTTTTTGCCCGAGGACAACATCATCGTCGGCAATGTGGTGCTCTACGGCGCCACCGGCGGCAGGACGTTCGTGCGCGGACAGGCCGGCGAGCGGTTCGCGGTGCGCAATTCGGGCGCGGCCGCGGTGGTCGAGGGGGTCGGCGACCACGGCTGCGAGTACATGACCGGCGGCGTGGTGGTCGTGATCGGCCCCACCGGTCGCAATTTCGCCGCCGGAATGAGCGGCGGCATCGCCTACGTTCTCGACCCCGAGAATCGCCTTGCCGGGGGACGCTGCAATACCGAACTGGTCGACCTGGAAACACCCGACGGACAGGACCTGCAGGCGATCAAGGGCCTTCTTGAGGAGCATCTCAGGCGCACCGGCAGCAACCCCGCGCGCGAACTGCTGGAGGATTTCGACGACCTGGCCGCGGGTTTCGTCAAGGTGATGCCGCGCGATTACAAGCGCGTGCTGGCCGAGCGCGCGGCCCGCAGCGAAGACGAGGAACGCGCCGCCATGGAGCTTGTCCATCACGGTTGA
- a CDS encoding MFS transporter has protein sequence MHPLTGAGTDQPISIATAIRRLLVPLYLPAFFFFVGVGMLVPTLPLLLAEFGVSYTAIAVGVAVVSVGTILFNLPAGVLLGRFSNRVVTTVGALVMLATTLPLVVADEFTQVLLLRLVFGCGLSMVFLSRVTLLGEAVDVEHRGRATAVLGGTMRISRFFLGPALVGLFGAFLDLRALFAVAAAFQAVAAVASWFGQRGEEELRRTETPRTNVFQGLDVARVYLQPRVAIASAGAFLGQFTRAARLAIIPFFGAFVLDLDASAIGYITAVGGALDMVFFPLAGWMMDRLGRKFCSVPSFTVMGLGMFLVAVSDTWMLLLIASAVLGIGNGLGSGALMTLGVDLSPPDRISEFLGAWRAIGEVGELSGSVLPGQFGDSVGFENGSMILGAIGLFGGLLILLFVPETLKKSPARVQKSA, from the coding sequence ATGCACCCCTTGACCGGCGCCGGGACTGATCAACCAATTTCGATAGCCACCGCCATCCGGCGTCTGCTGGTTCCGCTCTACCTGCCCGCCTTTTTCTTCTTCGTGGGCGTCGGGATGCTGGTACCCACCCTGCCGCTCCTGCTGGCCGAGTTCGGGGTCAGCTACACCGCGATCGCGGTCGGGGTGGCGGTGGTTTCGGTCGGCACCATACTGTTCAATCTGCCGGCCGGGGTTTTGCTGGGGCGCTTCTCGAACCGGGTGGTCACGACGGTTGGGGCGCTGGTGATGCTGGCCACGACGCTTCCGCTGGTGGTAGCCGACGAATTCACCCAGGTGCTGCTTTTGCGGCTGGTTTTTGGCTGCGGACTTTCGATGGTCTTCCTCTCCCGGGTCACCCTCCTGGGCGAGGCGGTCGATGTCGAACACCGCGGGCGCGCCACCGCCGTGCTGGGCGGGACGATGCGGATTTCGCGCTTCTTCCTGGGGCCGGCCTTGGTTGGACTATTCGGTGCCTTCCTGGACCTTAGGGCGCTCTTCGCGGTCGCGGCCGCGTTCCAGGCGGTGGCGGCAGTGGCGTCCTGGTTCGGGCAGCGCGGCGAGGAGGAACTGCGCCGCACCGAGACCCCCCGAACAAACGTGTTCCAGGGGCTCGACGTGGCCCGCGTATATCTGCAGCCGCGGGTCGCGATCGCGTCGGCGGGAGCTTTTCTGGGGCAGTTCACGCGCGCCGCGCGGCTGGCGATCATTCCCTTTTTCGGCGCCTTCGTGCTGGATCTTGACGCGTCTGCGATCGGCTACATCACCGCCGTCGGCGGCGCGCTCGACATGGTCTTCTTCCCGCTCGCCGGCTGGATGATGGACCGCCTGGGCCGCAAGTTCTGTTCGGTCCCTTCATTTACGGTGATGGGCCTGGGGATGTTCCTGGTCGCGGTTTCCGACACCTGGATGCTGCTGCTGATCGCGTCGGCGGTGCTGGGAATCGGCAACGGCCTGGGGTCCGGCGCGTTGATGACCCTGGGAGTCGATCTTTCGCCGCCCGACCGGATCAGCGAATTCCTCGGAGCCTGGCGCGCGATCGGGGAGGTCGGCGAGCTATCCGGCAGCGTCCTGCCCGGTCAGTTCGGCGACAGCGTGGGTTTTGAGAACGGCTCCATGATCCTGGGCGCGATTGGGCTGTTTGGGGGTTTGCTCATACTCCTGTTCGTGCCCGAAACCCTTAAGAAGTCGCCCGCGCGCGTGCAAAAATCCGCCTGA
- a CDS encoding sugar phosphate isomerase/epimerase, with amino-acid sequence MQQLGVSNWGMPQIGFEPFARFAHELGFAGIELTVLGNWSTRMEDITPVDVRTWRELITELGLELPAIASHSPLLEVDEETLQSGYRRLLGAIELARELVPGRPPAINTTIGGSVGDWEGKRQQALDRLGPVLEAARSAGVDIALEPHVGSALHTPQQTAWVLEQLGRENLGVNFDYSHFLAQDIDLQESVDLLAGDTLHTHLKGVRGRWPDHEFLVPGEDEYDYAEELRLMQAAGYRGFQTLEVSVMVQRRSGYDPFESARLGHTTLARAIIEAGL; translated from the coding sequence ATGCAGCAACTGGGAGTCTCCAATTGGGGGATGCCGCAGATCGGGTTCGAACCTTTCGCACGGTTTGCCCACGAATTGGGGTTCGCCGGAATCGAGTTGACCGTTCTCGGTAACTGGTCGACCCGAATGGAGGACATCACGCCGGTCGATGTACGCACTTGGCGGGAGCTGATTACCGAGCTTGGCTTGGAACTGCCGGCGATCGCGTCGCATTCACCGTTGCTGGAAGTGGACGAAGAGACCCTGCAAAGCGGTTACCGGCGCCTGCTGGGCGCGATCGAACTCGCGCGGGAGCTCGTTCCCGGTCGTCCGCCCGCGATCAACACGACCATCGGTGGTTCGGTCGGTGATTGGGAAGGGAAACGCCAGCAGGCACTGGATCGACTCGGGCCGGTCCTTGAAGCGGCCCGCAGTGCGGGCGTCGACATCGCCCTTGAACCGCACGTCGGCTCGGCCCTGCACACCCCCCAACAGACCGCCTGGGTGCTTGAGCAATTGGGCCGGGAGAACCTCGGAGTCAATTTCGACTATTCCCATTTCCTGGCCCAGGACATCGACCTGCAAGAGTCAGTCGACTTGCTGGCGGGCGATACCTTACACACGCACTTGAAGGGGGTTCGCGGTCGCTGGCCGGATCACGAGTTTCTGGTCCCGGGCGAAGACGAATACGACTATGCCGAAGAGCTGCGGCTAATGCAGGCGGCCGGCTACCGCGGATTCCAGACCCTGGAAGTTTCGGTGATGGTCCAGCGCAGATCCGGCTACGATCCGTTCGAAAGCGCGCGGTTGGGGCACACAACCCTTGCCCGGGCCATTATCGAGGCCGGCCTTTAA